The DNA window GGGCTCAGCCTACCCAGCAGCTACCACGGGAATCTCTGGCTCCTGGATAACTGCCAAGAAACATGTGGGGAAGCACCGAGCTGTGACTCTCCCAGTTCTGAGCCCAAGACCTGTACCACAACTTGTGACCGATCAAACTCGTCTGTGCCCTGCAACTCTCCAACAGGGGGCCAGATCTGCAGTGCCCGTGAAACAACCAACGTCGGACCCAGCCCCAGCTGCAATCCGTGCCCTCAGACCAAGGGGTATGTATCTGATGGCTGCACCCCCAGCCAATGTACATCCAAAGCTTGCCAGACCCTCGGCAATGGCTTTAAATGCTTTGGGCAACTTAACCGCTTATCCAAGAGTTTCCAGCCCCTAAGCCACTACAGACTGGGCAGTTTTGGGTACAAAAGCTACCAAGATCTTGGCATCATACCCAGTGGCCTCTCACCATCACGATATATCACCAACAGCTGCCAACGCCAAAACTATTTAATAAGAAATTGCCAATGTCCATACGATTGGCACAGGAGATGCCCCCCACTGAGCTATTTTGCAAGAAACTTCCGGTCGCTAAGCTCTATACCGAGTTCCTTCCCTCCTCTGAGGTATTTATATGGTGGTTACAGGCCTCTGAATTACTACCGATCAACTTGCAATTGTAGCTGCTAGAAATTGTTTCAAGGTGCAGGTGCCACCCTCTCTAATATTCTGCTGAATTACTTCATGTGTCTTAAGAATCATGTTCTGTTAACCTCAAATATAACTCTAGGACTTTTTCACCACAGCCAGTATCACCAATAGCTGTTTTTCTGTCGCTCTCTTAATGCCCTTTGTGTTGAAGGCTGATCCTGAAGGTAGTATTATTGTTTCTGAGATTGAATATGATGGCCACACTGAAGAGATTCCATATGAAATACAGGCCAGTACAGCTTTCTTATTTGGGCAGTCACTGTCACTTCTCTGCCAATGCGACTATCTGTGACCTTTCCTGATGCAGTGGAGTCTCCTTGGTCTGACTGGCCATTCCAGCACTTTCTTTCAAGATCGTTTTGTTTTTCTATCAGTAGTTTTGCTGCTTGCTTAACTAGCATCTTTCTAATAAGCTATAAGGTAACATCatcttagggcttcccaagtggcttgctggtaaagatcccgcctgccaatgcaagagatgtgagtttgatccctgagttgggaagattccctggagaaggaaatggcaacccattacagtattcctgcctggaaaatctcatggacagaggagtctggtgggctacagaatcatcaaaagaatcggacaagatttagcaactaaacaacatcacTGTAAACATTcagagttgagctatttcatccTTCCTCCTACTGCCTGAATATAAGAATGTGCAAGCAGCAATGTCCAACTAGACTTCAAAATCAGAAGACCTTCAGCAAATCTTCCCTTCCAAAGAAGCCAGAACACATAGGATTGACTGACAGTCAGCTTTTGTTCTCAATGCTAGGAGAGAACCTCAGAGGTAGCAGAAACACAAACATTGCTTGttggaaaaatgacaaaatattctATAGATGCTTCATGAATCTATGTTCATGACTCGGCTAAAATTCCCCCCTGTTGATTTATTGCTTTCTGATTGCCAAAAAATTCTGGTACGTAGTTAGGCAACAAGTTTCTATTAGGaaataatgattttcattttgctttatttcataTTCGCTAAGGTTTTATCAGTGTTCTGGGCAATATGCATGATATTTTTGAAGCACTAGTTTCCTGCTATTTATTTTCTAgcctaattaaaaatataaagaagatggACTATAAATATCCAAGACTTTTATTTGTCTTatattgttctatttttaaatatattaagtgGTACTTCTCTTAAAGTGTCTGTGATTGATAGTTACATGGGGAAATTTATggagaaatttcaaaataaatcagttttaataaaactacataaaatattaaatatttgtatatttccctgaaaatatgcatatttatttaatcatgtTGACAAGATTTGACTTTGGGATACATTTAATCTTGAACTCTGAGAAGTGATTTAACTTCTAAAACTTGTAAAACttgtaaaaattgaaaataaaaattgagtgATAAAAATTTATCCTGAGTTTTTTGTATGTAGAaagcaaatcatttttaaaaacaagtaaaatggCTCCTGTAGATGGGTGTAACTGGAGAGTGGAAATATGGGGTAGGGATCACCAATATGAAAGGTCAGTGACTAAAATGAAAACTCATGAAGCATACAAATAGggatatcattttatttattctttcaggaGGCCTACCATGTGTAGAAAGAATATTAATGTATCACTCCTGAGTGAATATGTTTGGGAGACAATCAAGTCACTCCTTTGTGAGTTCATTCTATTTTCAGAGAATTCTATCTGTtgaaaatttcttctttatattgaGAAAAATCCAATTGTCCTTAGAAACTATCCATAACCATGGACAGCCTTTAACATAGGACAAGTGCTtgagtatttgaaaataattgctGTGTCCCAGCTGAGTATTCATTGTCTAAACTAAACACATACTTTCTCTTTACAAACATTAATAGAAAACCTATTCTTTGAAGCATTAAATGAGACTCTTTGGGGATATCAAGATTTATAGATCTGTTCTCAGGAATTATTCATAGAAGTCATACATGGAAACAAACATAATACTGTCTcaaccattttaaaaacaatacaaaataagtCAGAGGAAGGATTCTAACTGGAAGAATGAAAGCATACTTGtgagagaaataaattaaatatatgtttgaATGGTGAGAAGACTAAGATATGAGAGTGctatgaaggaggaaaaaaggatggAAGTAagagagaaatttgaaaaatgGTCTAGCTTACTTTGACCCAAGAAAAGTGGACATAAGCTCctccatgagaaaaaaaaatgggagaaaatataggACAAGGGATTCAGCATGTTAGATAGGAAAgactttcttcattaaaaaaaaacttgtaaaataaaaaaattataaatatgactataccaaaattaaaagcttctgttaTAGGAGATAtcataaagacattaaaaataaaacatgggtGTTTGTGTGGAGTTTTGGGGCATATCAGAAATCTCTGTACTTTTTTGCTTTATAGGCTCACATAAAGTGTGACATATTTTATGTATAACCACACATGTTAATAAACATCTCTCCATGTTatcaataatatatatgcatatatatatatgtatatatatatacatatatatatatatatgtatacacacacacacacacttttgacTAGAATAAAAATGCTAGGAAAACACAACCTAGGTTGTGCTAGCTTTACAGGAGTTTTAagaatctgttcagttcagttcagtcacttcatccagcccagcattttgcatgatgtactctgcatagaagttaaataagcagggtgacaatatacagccttgacatattcctttcccaatttggaaccagtctgttgttctatgtgcggttctaactgttgcttcttgacctgcacacagatttctcaggagtttTTAGGTATGGGAGCTGGTAATTCTCCAAGTGATTTTTAGACTAAACAATTCTGATTTGATTTcctaagtaatttaaaaaattaaaatcaaaataaaatcacagtacTGAGAaataaggcttcccagatggctcagcagtgaagaatccacctgtcatgcaggagacGCTTATTCcagccctggatcaggaagatcccctaaagaaagaaatggcaacccattccagtattcttgtctgggaaatcccatggacagaggagcttggtggctacagtctatggggttgcaaacttagcaactaaccaacaacaaTTGAGAAATTAAATTGGCCCCACCCTCTGACTTTGTAGAGTGTATAATCAACAACCTCTTTCCTGCTCCTATTAATAGAAAGGTTGAAGAGCAAAGTGAAATAGACATCAGCCCTCTGTAGCACATTGCCTTCTAGAAGTTGATAGAATATAGATATTCATGTATGTTTGTCCTGTTTAATTTCAGTTAGCCACAAAGTATGCTTAATAAGTTACACTCTTTGTCCATAACTCCAATGGCAACTAATTTATAGAACACAGCAGAGGTCTTTTTATATTtgcacttaaaaatatacaaatgaatcaCTTCTTTCCCTGTGTAGCTGAGCAACACTTTTTACTTCTCAAATAAAAGGagaccatttattttttatttaaaattatttatagatttaaaataataatttctacaGCTGCAAAAATTTTACCAATATAAATATaagcattcaaatattttttttacactTTGCTTATCTTCTATGTATatagcagagaaagaaatacaacAAATTCACATATACATCTGCTATTTGAAAGtctataaatctaacaaaactgTATCCTAAAAATTCCTTAATACAATCTATTTAAAGGgtaattaaaatttctattttaattcatattcttaaaaatttatgttttagatgacaatttataataaaattttaatgagttGATAAAGCTACCACTATTGGTATGCTATTAAAGAACTGAATATAACTATATGATCTTCATGTTTGTTTCTATCTGCTATCTTAGCCAATCTATTTTAGAATCCTTCTTTTATGTATCATATTTtctaatggataagaaagaaatCTCCCtattttatggatttttaaaCCTTTGTCCCATTGAGTTTCTTAactgtgtctttttctttgaGTTCTGCAAGATACTTCTACCAGAGTTTCAGTATACATTTGGTGCGGTGTCCCTGATTCATAGGAAAATGGATCTTGTCTACCAGGAGGCCCTTGATGAATAGCAGGCTCACTTGACAGTTCAATTAACGATGTTGTCATTCCCAATATGACAAGACTATTTCAAAACCATGTAGCTCTGTAATTATTCATAACTACCAACATCGTACGCTCCGTGCTAAAATTTCTACCTGCCCCCGTGACTGCTGAAATCATAGTTCTGAGATTCACTTCAGAGGTGAATCAGAAGGAAAGTGAATCCTTGATCAGACTTGTCTCAGAGCTAATGAAGTTATTTCTTCAGCTGCTCTCTGCACTCCTGTGCTTGTTCTTCTTGTCTGTTATTTAAATGTGATTGGCAGCTGAGACTCAGTAATCACGGAGCTGTGGATCTATAGTCAGGTCACTGACAgatcaaaagaaaacagacactCAGATCTTCCCTTTGTGTTCTATGCCTTGCAGTCTGGAGTCCTAAAAACTCTGGATGATGCTGTTGTTGACTGCCCTTATTCCAGGCCCTCGTATATTTAAAGGGAATATTATTCAAAAACACCAAGAAattctcttaattaaaaaattatatatggcCTCCAAATTTACATTTATATCCTGTTATCTAAAAGAAGGATGTTAAAGTTTCTTTATTTAAAGAATACCCTAAAATCCAGAATTATTCTTTTAAGGAAGAATGAATAATGAGTTTAAGTCCagaatcctttttttaaaaagtaattatgataaaaataattgtcatcatcatcacttTTACAGAACAATTTCTCATCTGAGAATGGAGGATTACAAATTATACTACCACAGAATATGCTCTTTCTTATCAGTGTGCATCTTTTCTCAATCATCTCTAATAAGCAACAGGCTTTTTTGAACTCTGTTCTCTTGGATTGGGTAACGTATTGTACCTCTTCTTTGTACTACAAGAACTGGCCGCCATCTGAAACTTGAGTCAATTTGAGGAGTATTTTTTTAGCCCACAGAGTCAAAGAGAGATACTAAATGCTTTTTGTTCTGTGCGGCATCACGATTTACATATCATGAGTGTAGTAGTTGAGTGACTTACAGAAGAACTTGAATTTTAATCCTGAATCTGCCACTCACTTAAATTGTCCCTTAATCCTTTGAGGCTCGATGCAGTGAGGGACTTTCTGAGAATTAAGAGAAAGAGTGTATAAAACGCCCTCACACGGTGCCCGGGGATAGTGCACACAAACGGTGGCAATGCTACCCCGTTAAGAAGCAAAGAGATGTTTGTATTTCACCAACACCACAGGCTTTTCTTTCTGTATAGAATTTATGCTCTATAATACAGAGTGAGGTAGTGTATGGGAATGAATTGAATGGTGCTATACCTACAGAAGAacaatagttaaaaaaatttgATCCAAGACAGAAGTCATATCTTTGGATAGAATCATATAGAACTTAAATTGATACTCCTGATCTT is part of the Bos indicus x Bos taurus breed Angus x Brahman F1 hybrid chromosome 1, Bos_hybrid_MaternalHap_v2.0, whole genome shotgun sequence genome and encodes:
- the LOC113898494 gene encoding keratin-associated protein 24-1; its protein translation is MAFLGYPGNCSGISYRTHCYFPVTASVALCSSDVSPTFGLSLPSSYHGNLWLLDNCQETCGEAPSCDSPSSEPKTCTTTCDRSNSSVPCNSPTGGQICSARETTNVGPSPSCNPCPQTKGYVSDGCTPSQCTSKACQTLGNGFKCFGQLNRLSKSFQPLSHYRLGSFGYKSYQDLGIIPSGLSPSRYITNSCQRQNYLIRNCQCPYDWHRRCPPLSYFARNFRSLSSIPSSFPPLRYLYGGYRPLNYYRSTCNCSC